A window from Cygnus olor isolate bCygOlo1 chromosome 13, bCygOlo1.pri.v2, whole genome shotgun sequence encodes these proteins:
- the FRMD7 gene encoding FERM domain-containing protein 7 isoform X1, with amino-acid sequence MLHLKVQFLDDSQKIFVVDQKSCGKGLFNLTCSHLNLAEKEYFGLEFRSQAGNHVIWLEATKPITSKSKVNPKEVLFKFMVKFFPVDPGHLREELTRYLFTLQIKKDLALGRLPCSDKSAALLVSHLLQSELGDFHEETDQQHLATHRYLPNQEYLDNKIKHYHRRHGGKTPAESDVQLLDVARKLEMYGIRPHPASDGEGTQINLAVTHMGVLVLRGNTKINTFNWSKIRKLSFKRKHFLIKLHANISALCKDTLEFTMASRDACKAFWKTCVEYHAFFRLSEEPKSKPKALLCSKGSSFRYSGRTQRQLLEHGRKAKMKSLPFERKHHASRYDERQCRSSPDLLTDVSKQVEELRLAYGSRGSFRTANGVHTSEPTLDSRCCSSTTEVTFAAELERSKPEAAPVFLPHSKSSSAFPLLYAELELERAWEPADLFGSRNPLTSFRPHHKFAGNSKSTSVGNMREVSTRPLVYTDVPCPQPLATLAPQVLFYVDRPPQPLCHVQTPSQEAAGAAGGCIPTATKTPKWSPSTAWTGELQHEASHRAVGTSAAPEGGSRSLARSFDYGLQEQPPKRSWSQSDMKTIRFPHGSEFRPLGPRPALSSRKAGILRHALAQQGLTPRPRHPAERYVGSSTESSDSDSDLLAAEYCSLYGRVLRSPMARVRLSSGSLQLEEEDEEVSCATGAAEERTSRGASRYFT; translated from the exons ATGCTGCATCTGAAAGTCCAGTTCCTGGATGACTCCCAGAAGATCTTTGTAGTTGAT CAAAAATCCTGTGGAAAAGGGCTGTTTAACCTCACCTGCAGCCACCTCAACCTGGCGGAGAAGGAGTACTTCGGGCTGGAGTTTCGCAGCCAGGCCGGGAACCACGTGA TCTGGCTGGAAGCCACTAAACCCATAACAAGCAAGTCAAAAgtaa ATCCTAAGGAGGTTCTTTTCAAATTTATGGTGAAATTTTTCCCAGTGGACCCTGGACATCTGAGAGAAGAGCTGACCAG GTATCTCTTCACGCTTCAGATCAAGAAGGACCTGGCGCTGGGGCGGCTGCCCTGCAGTGACAAGAGCGCGGCGCTGCTCGTCTCCCACCTGCTGCAGT CTGAGCTGGGTGACTTCCACGAGGAGACAGACCAGCAGCACCTGGCCACCCACAGGTACCTGCCCAACCAGGAGTACCTGGACAACAAGATCAAGCACTACCACCGAAGGCACGG GGGGAAGACGCCAGCTGAGTCGGACGTCCAGCTGCTGGACGTGGCCAGGAAATTGGAGATGTATGGGATTCGCCCGCACCCTGCCAGCGACGGCGAGGGGACGCAGATCAACCTGGCCGTGACACACATGGGGGTGCTGGTCCTGCGG GGCAATACAAAGATCAACACATTCAACTGGTCCAAAATTCGCAAACTGAGTTTCAAGAGGAAGCATTTTCTCATCAAGCTCcatgcaaacatttct GCACTGTGCAAGGACACGCTGGAGTTCACCATGGCGAGCAGGGATGCCTGCAAGGCTTTCTGGAAGACGTGTGTGGAGTACCACGCATTCTTCCGGCTGTCTGAAGAGCCCAAGTCAAAGCCCAAAGCCCTTCTGTGCAGCAAGGGCTCGAGTTTCCGCTACAG tgggAGGACACAGAGACAGCTGCTGGAGCACGGGAGGAAGGCGAAGATGAAGAGCCTGCCCTTTGAGAG GAAGCACCACGCATCCCGCTATGACGAGAGGCAGTGCCGCTCTTCCCCGGACCTCCTGACAGATGTGTCCAAGCAG GTGGAGGAGCTGCGCCTGGCCTATGGCAGCCGGGGCTCCTTCCGCACTGCCAACGGGGTGCACACCTCGGAGCCCACGCTGGACAgccgctgctgcagctccaccaCGGAGGTGACATTCGCCGCCGAGCTGGAGCGCTCCAAGCCTGAAGCAGCCCCCGTCTTCCTGCCCCACTCCAAGAGCAGCTCCGCCTTCCCCCTGCTCTACgcggagctggagctggagcggGCGTGGGAGCCCGCCGACCTCTTCGGCTCCAGGAACCCCTTGACATCCTTTCGGCCCCACCACAAGTTTGCTGGGAACAGTAAGAGCACCTCGGTGGGCAACATGCGGGAGGTCAGCACGAGGCCGCTGGTGTACACAGACGTGCCATGCCCCCAGCCACTGGCCACCCTGGCCCCGCAGGTCCTCTTTTACGTAGACAGACCACCACAGCCCCTGTGCCACGTGCAAACGCCcagccaggaggcagcaggagcagccggTGGTTGCATCCCCACGGCCACAAAAACACCCAAGTGGAGCCCAAGCACTGCCTGGACGGGGGAATTACAGCACGAGGCTTCGCACAGGGCTGTGGGCACCAGCGCAGCCCCAGAAGGGGGGAGCAGGTCGCTGGCTCGCTCCTTTGATTATGGCCTTCAAGAGCAGCCTCCCAAACGGTCCTGGAGCCAGTCGGACATGAAAACCATCCGCTTCCCCCACGGCTCGGAGTTCAGGCCCCTGGGCCCACgccctgccctgagcagccggAAGGCAGGAATCCTACGGCACGCGCTGGCCCAGCAAGGGCTCACGCCACGGCCGCGGCACCCTGCCGAGCGCTACgtgggcagcagcactgagtCCAGCGACTCCGACTCCGACCTCCTGGCCGCTGAATACTGCTCCCTGTACGGCCGGGTGCTGCGGTCGCCCATGGCTCGGGTGCGGCTGTCCTctggcagcctccagctggaagaagaggatgaagagGTGTCCTGCGCGACCGGCGCTGCTGAAGAGAGGACTTCCAGGGGGGCCTCCAGGTATTTCACTTAG
- the FRMD7 gene encoding FERM domain-containing protein 7 isoform X2, whose protein sequence is MLHLKVQFLDDSQKIFVVDQKSCGKGLFNLTCSHLNLAEKEYFGLEFRSQAGNHVIWLEATKPITSKSKVMDPGHLREELTRYLFTLQIKKDLALGRLPCSDKSAALLVSHLLQSELGDFHEETDQQHLATHRYLPNQEYLDNKIKHYHRRHGGKTPAESDVQLLDVARKLEMYGIRPHPASDGEGTQINLAVTHMGVLVLRGNTKINTFNWSKIRKLSFKRKHFLIKLHANISALCKDTLEFTMASRDACKAFWKTCVEYHAFFRLSEEPKSKPKALLCSKGSSFRYSGRTQRQLLEHGRKAKMKSLPFERKHHASRYDERQCRSSPDLLTDVSKQVEELRLAYGSRGSFRTANGVHTSEPTLDSRCCSSTTEVTFAAELERSKPEAAPVFLPHSKSSSAFPLLYAELELERAWEPADLFGSRNPLTSFRPHHKFAGNSKSTSVGNMREVSTRPLVYTDVPCPQPLATLAPQVLFYVDRPPQPLCHVQTPSQEAAGAAGGCIPTATKTPKWSPSTAWTGELQHEASHRAVGTSAAPEGGSRSLARSFDYGLQEQPPKRSWSQSDMKTIRFPHGSEFRPLGPRPALSSRKAGILRHALAQQGLTPRPRHPAERYVGSSTESSDSDSDLLAAEYCSLYGRVLRSPMARVRLSSGSLQLEEEDEEVSCATGAAEERTSRGASRYFT, encoded by the exons ATGCTGCATCTGAAAGTCCAGTTCCTGGATGACTCCCAGAAGATCTTTGTAGTTGAT CAAAAATCCTGTGGAAAAGGGCTGTTTAACCTCACCTGCAGCCACCTCAACCTGGCGGAGAAGGAGTACTTCGGGCTGGAGTTTCGCAGCCAGGCCGGGAACCACGTGA TCTGGCTGGAAGCCACTAAACCCATAACAAGCAAGTCAAAAgtaa TGGACCCTGGACATCTGAGAGAAGAGCTGACCAG GTATCTCTTCACGCTTCAGATCAAGAAGGACCTGGCGCTGGGGCGGCTGCCCTGCAGTGACAAGAGCGCGGCGCTGCTCGTCTCCCACCTGCTGCAGT CTGAGCTGGGTGACTTCCACGAGGAGACAGACCAGCAGCACCTGGCCACCCACAGGTACCTGCCCAACCAGGAGTACCTGGACAACAAGATCAAGCACTACCACCGAAGGCACGG GGGGAAGACGCCAGCTGAGTCGGACGTCCAGCTGCTGGACGTGGCCAGGAAATTGGAGATGTATGGGATTCGCCCGCACCCTGCCAGCGACGGCGAGGGGACGCAGATCAACCTGGCCGTGACACACATGGGGGTGCTGGTCCTGCGG GGCAATACAAAGATCAACACATTCAACTGGTCCAAAATTCGCAAACTGAGTTTCAAGAGGAAGCATTTTCTCATCAAGCTCcatgcaaacatttct GCACTGTGCAAGGACACGCTGGAGTTCACCATGGCGAGCAGGGATGCCTGCAAGGCTTTCTGGAAGACGTGTGTGGAGTACCACGCATTCTTCCGGCTGTCTGAAGAGCCCAAGTCAAAGCCCAAAGCCCTTCTGTGCAGCAAGGGCTCGAGTTTCCGCTACAG tgggAGGACACAGAGACAGCTGCTGGAGCACGGGAGGAAGGCGAAGATGAAGAGCCTGCCCTTTGAGAG GAAGCACCACGCATCCCGCTATGACGAGAGGCAGTGCCGCTCTTCCCCGGACCTCCTGACAGATGTGTCCAAGCAG GTGGAGGAGCTGCGCCTGGCCTATGGCAGCCGGGGCTCCTTCCGCACTGCCAACGGGGTGCACACCTCGGAGCCCACGCTGGACAgccgctgctgcagctccaccaCGGAGGTGACATTCGCCGCCGAGCTGGAGCGCTCCAAGCCTGAAGCAGCCCCCGTCTTCCTGCCCCACTCCAAGAGCAGCTCCGCCTTCCCCCTGCTCTACgcggagctggagctggagcggGCGTGGGAGCCCGCCGACCTCTTCGGCTCCAGGAACCCCTTGACATCCTTTCGGCCCCACCACAAGTTTGCTGGGAACAGTAAGAGCACCTCGGTGGGCAACATGCGGGAGGTCAGCACGAGGCCGCTGGTGTACACAGACGTGCCATGCCCCCAGCCACTGGCCACCCTGGCCCCGCAGGTCCTCTTTTACGTAGACAGACCACCACAGCCCCTGTGCCACGTGCAAACGCCcagccaggaggcagcaggagcagccggTGGTTGCATCCCCACGGCCACAAAAACACCCAAGTGGAGCCCAAGCACTGCCTGGACGGGGGAATTACAGCACGAGGCTTCGCACAGGGCTGTGGGCACCAGCGCAGCCCCAGAAGGGGGGAGCAGGTCGCTGGCTCGCTCCTTTGATTATGGCCTTCAAGAGCAGCCTCCCAAACGGTCCTGGAGCCAGTCGGACATGAAAACCATCCGCTTCCCCCACGGCTCGGAGTTCAGGCCCCTGGGCCCACgccctgccctgagcagccggAAGGCAGGAATCCTACGGCACGCGCTGGCCCAGCAAGGGCTCACGCCACGGCCGCGGCACCCTGCCGAGCGCTACgtgggcagcagcactgagtCCAGCGACTCCGACTCCGACCTCCTGGCCGCTGAATACTGCTCCCTGTACGGCCGGGTGCTGCGGTCGCCCATGGCTCGGGTGCGGCTGTCCTctggcagcctccagctggaagaagaggatgaagagGTGTCCTGCGCGACCGGCGCTGCTGAAGAGAGGACTTCCAGGGGGGCCTCCAGGTATTTCACTTAG